The genomic interval NNNNNNNNNNNNNNNNNNNNNNNNNNNNNNNNNNNNNNNNNNNNNNNNNNNNNNNNNNNNNNNNNNNNNNNNNNNNNNNNNNNNNNNNNNNNNNNNNNNNNNNNNNNNNNNNNNNNNNNNNNNNNNNNNNNNNNNNNNNNNNNNNNNNNNNNNNNNNNNNNNNNNNNNNNNNNNNNNNNNNNNNNNNNNNNNNNNNNNNNNNNNNNNNNNNNNNNNNNNNNNNNNNNNNNNNNNNNNNNNNNNNNNNNNNNNNNNNNNNNNNNNNNNNNNNNNNNNNNNNNNNNNNNNNNNNNNNNNNNNNNNNNNNNNNNNNNNNNNNNNNNNNNNNNNNNNNNNNNNNNNNNNNNNNNNNNNNNNNNNNNNNNNNNNNNNNNNNNNNNNNNNNNNNNNNNNNNNNNNNNNNNNNNNNNNNNNNNNNNNNNNNNNNNNNNNNNNNNNNNNNNNNNNNNNNNNNNNNNNNNNNNNNNNNNNNNNNNNNNNNNNNNNNNNNNNNNNNNNNNNNNNNNNNNNNNNNNNNNNNNNNNNNNNNNNNNNNNNNNNNNNNNNNNNNNNNNNNNNNNNNNNNNNNNNNNNNNNNNNNNNNNNNNNNNNNNNNNNNNNNNNNNNNNNNNNNNNNNNNNNNNNNNNNNNNNNNNNNNNNNNNNNNNAGTCCCAAAAATAgcaaaatcaaattgaaaactTGAGCTCTGTCTCAAAATTGGAAGCTCCACAAAAATCCAAGGAATTGACAAGAAAACCAAGCAGCTAGGAGCAACATAGTAGAGAGAAGTAATTGGATTCAAAAAAATACCCTTTGAAGTCAACAAGATCCGTTTCATAACAAGTCTAGTAGCCTCAAACAAAACAGCAAGCAACTGAAGAAAAACACCCCAAGAATCATACTTTGCTTCACCATAAGCAGCAATAGCAACACCCACTGAAATTGCCAGCATATTACCCATGGTGGAGTTGTTAAAAGTGTCCTTTTTAAACAAGATCCCGATGGTATAAACAGCAACAGGCATAAGGGCTTTGAGCATTTGTATAAAGGAAACAGAAAGATAAATGTAAGCAGAATTTGAAAGCCAAAGAGAAACAGAGTAAAGAGCACCAATGGGAAGTATGCAAGTGAGATAAACATTCCAAGATAAGGAAACAGACTCAACAACTTTGAAAACACGAACAAGAAGGAAAGCTAAAGATGAACAAAAGGTCATGTGGATCATTGCTAGAGAGATGGGAAAGGGCCATCCATAGAGCTTGCGGTCAAGAATGTATTTGTTGTAAACAATGACAGTGAAGGAGAGGAAGATCCAGAGTGCTGCATATGTATAAGAAAGAATGATCTTCTTCACTACTCCGTTTGACAAGGCAGCACCTTTCCCCATTTTTTGGTGGTAGCGGTGGTGGTGAAAGGAAGGGCGGCGATGGTGGTGAAGTTGACCTTATATAGCTAGTTAATTACTTCTGACATGGAGTTTGAGAAATATGAAAAGATTTTGCAATATTTCAGAACTATCCTTAAAAACAATACACCTTTGTGGACTTTTTCAAATAAGTGAGACCTAACATGGATAAAATACTCATAGTGTCATTAAATCTTTG from Solanum stenotomum isolate F172 unplaced genomic scaffold, ASM1918654v1 scaffold23389, whole genome shotgun sequence carries:
- the LOC125851208 gene encoding probable sugar phosphate/phosphate translocator At2g25520, translated to MGKGAALSNGVVKKIILSYTYAALWIFLSFTVIVYNKYILDRKLYGWPFPISLAMIHMTFCSSLAFLLVRVFKVVESVSLSWNVYLTCILPIGALYSVSLWLSNSAYIYLSVSFIQMLKALMPVAVYTIGILFKKDTFNNSTMGNMLAISVGVAIAAYGEAKYDSWGVFLQLLAVLFEATRLVMKRILLTSKGIFLNPITSLYYVAPSCLVFLSIPWIFVELPILRQSSSFQFDFAIFGT